In a single window of the bacterium genome:
- a CDS encoding ImmA/IrrE family metallo-endopeptidase, with amino-acid sequence MVRNNRSAHVRANADRLLKAALLTDPPVPIEKLVGDQGLAITEGKIPKGWGYFDAGAWAIRLSSELFIETPRNQNRRRFTLAHELGHCVLDHGEQSCWNLATLPEPMELDELDDLPDFEQEAHHFAREILLPRSWFLRDWKRNPDPARWERVYEVSRETLFIVLGERRLLMAGRKRR; translated from the coding sequence ATGGTCCGTAACAACCGCAGCGCGCATGTCAGAGCCAACGCCGACCGCCTTCTCAAGGCGGCGTTGCTCACTGATCCTCCTGTACCCATCGAGAAGCTCGTGGGTGATCAGGGGTTGGCAATCACCGAGGGAAAGATCCCCAAGGGCTGGGGTTACTTCGACGCCGGTGCTTGGGCCATTCGCCTCAGCTCGGAACTGTTCATCGAGACCCCCCGGAACCAGAATCGCCGGCGGTTCACGCTGGCTCATGAGTTGGGCCACTGCGTCCTCGATCATGGAGAGCAGTCCTGTTGGAACCTTGCGACGCTTCCAGAACCCATGGAGCTTGACGAGCTCGACGACCTTCCCGACTTCGAGCAGGAGGCCCATCACTTCGCTCGTGAGATCCTCTTGCCGCGGTCATGGTTCCTTCGAGATTGGAAACGAAATCCAGATCCGGCTCGCTGGGAACGGGTTTACGAAGTGAGTCGAGAGACCTTGTTCATCGTCCTGGGGGAACGTCGTCTACTGATGGCCGGTCGTAAGCGACGATGA
- a CDS encoding ThiF family adenylyltransferase: protein MIEDAVAQLMSQREPPAILVPGGLDEQFRAEANGPSTGVEVTPALGDLSLGDCQPLITHELLDGYRRISEQRRLEKAVGVGSDMRAAVVTDHRIRSGGVVKPAPNSQTEPKESTCWKRRRPRSVISKLKLIGSSSGRFTSRGQDCRSRRMRSPRASRSRSHTSWILRAKTATSASRMTRSSRSTRGRSSWLTREGRIRDSRSVHLRNRATRSRRAKGTAQRPDPGCAGSPACARHGPQVAGCLHAADRGTGQTPALRRRRPSHPIRWSAGQLVNDGNGDRCVRDLVIQLSVGSGVRYRRGPRSGGVVAMGSLMAEVRGAEQLEAALNAVLASNREELLIGLCNVSQMGNWLMLAQECRLARDNEVRRDARGLHWTGELTSELHDEARRSGRGILLLHAHGGRDHVPGLSETDASTVDEILPHLGMLLPDVPHAYVVVNTTHATGWAQLDNERRALDRVTLATNPLRTWTSEVTTCEPVHARDQRQAAALGELGIAKLRRSTVGIVGVGGAGSQVAEMLAHAGIGRLVFVDPDALEDVNLSRTHGASPETVGQLKVQSAKAMVERISQETEVLAVAEAFPTKALLHDLRDVNVLVACVDGVQPRNELNRFALRYAIPLIDVGTTITPEPFRVDGHLSLVMPGSQCLRCAGHVSEALLGEEMDAARKGRYGLHEGRPQVVSFNGILASAAVTEVFKLVTGFSGEAPGSREWHYDPVRGELRAVRLAPGRCRECTWYGMKGDAV, encoded by the coding sequence ATGATCGAGGACGCAGTGGCCCAACTCATGAGCCAGCGTGAACCGCCGGCGATTCTGGTTCCGGGGGGTCTCGATGAACAGTTCCGAGCTGAGGCGAATGGCCCAAGCACCGGCGTCGAAGTAACCCCAGCCCTTGGGGATCTTTCCCTCGGTGATTGCCAACCCCTGATCACCCACGAGCTTCTCGATGGGTACAGGAGGATCAGTGAGCAACGCCGCCTTGAGAAGGCGGTCGGCGTTGGCTCTGACATGCGCGCTGCGGTTGTTACGGACCATCGAATACGTAGTGGAGGGGTCGTGAAGCCCGCTCCAAATTCCCAAACGGAACCTAAGGAGAGTACATGTTGGAAGAGACGAAGACCGAGGTCGGTCATTTCGAAATTGAAGTTAATCGGGTCAAGTTCCGGGAGATTCACGAGCAGAGGACAGGACTGCAGATCAAGGAGGATGCGATCGCCGCGGGCGTCAAGATCAAGGTCACATACGTCCTGGATCTTGAGAGCGAAGACGGCAACGTCCGCGTCGCGGATGACAAGGTCGTCGAGATCCACTCGGGGCAGAAGTTCCTGGCTCACCCGGGAGGGTCGGATTCGTGACAGCCGATCAGTTCATCTCCGGAATCGAGCAACTCGGAGCCGTCGAGCGAAGGGCACAGCCCAACGGCCAGATCCTGGCTGTGCTGGAAGCCCAGCCTGTGCAAGGCACGGGCCGCAGGTCGCGGGTTGCCTTCATGCTGCCGACAGAGGTACAGGGCAGACCCCAGCACTACGTCGACGGCGACCTTCGCACCCGATCCGGTGGAGTGCCGGACAATTGGTCAACGACGGTAATGGGGACAGATGTGTTCGGGACCTGGTCATTCAACTGTCCGTGGGATCCGGCGTCCGATACCGCCGAGGCCCTCGCTCTGGCGGTGTTGTCGCAATGGGATCGCTGATGGCCGAGGTGCGTGGGGCCGAGCAGCTCGAGGCGGCTCTGAACGCCGTTCTCGCGAGCAACCGCGAGGAGTTGCTAATCGGATTGTGCAACGTCTCACAGATGGGCAACTGGTTGATGCTTGCGCAGGAGTGTCGGTTGGCCCGAGACAATGAAGTCAGGCGCGATGCGCGAGGCCTTCATTGGACTGGTGAGCTCACGTCGGAACTGCATGACGAGGCCCGGCGCTCCGGACGGGGGATTCTCCTGTTGCATGCCCACGGCGGTCGGGACCACGTACCCGGTCTTTCTGAGACCGATGCGTCCACCGTTGATGAGATCCTGCCCCACCTGGGCATGCTGCTGCCGGACGTTCCCCATGCCTATGTGGTCGTGAACACGACGCACGCAACAGGTTGGGCACAGTTGGATAACGAACGGCGCGCCCTCGATAGGGTCACGCTGGCGACCAACCCGCTACGGACTTGGACTAGCGAAGTCACGACCTGTGAGCCTGTTCACGCTCGAGATCAACGCCAGGCAGCGGCCTTAGGGGAGCTGGGCATCGCCAAACTGCGCCGCTCCACTGTTGGGATCGTGGGGGTCGGAGGGGCCGGCTCTCAAGTGGCTGAGATGCTCGCGCACGCCGGTATTGGTCGGCTTGTTTTCGTCGACCCTGACGCACTGGAGGACGTCAATCTGAGTCGGACGCATGGGGCATCGCCGGAGACCGTTGGTCAGCTCAAGGTCCAGAGTGCGAAGGCGATGGTCGAGCGCATCTCGCAAGAGACTGAGGTCCTTGCTGTCGCAGAGGCGTTTCCGACCAAGGCCCTGCTACACGATCTCCGCGACGTTAATGTCCTGGTGGCATGTGTTGATGGCGTTCAACCTCGCAACGAGCTCAATCGCTTTGCTCTTCGATACGCGATCCCACTGATCGATGTCGGCACCACCATCACGCCTGAGCCCTTCCGGGTCGACGGGCACCTGAGCCTGGTCATGCCAGGTAGCCAGTGCCTGCGCTGTGCCGGCCATGTCTCGGAGGCACTGCTCGGCGAAGAGATGGACGCTGCGCGTAAAGGTCGCTACGGACTCCACGAAGGTCGCCCGCAGGTGGTCTCCTTCAACGGCATCTTGGCGAGCGCGGCAGTGACAGAGGTCTTCAAGCTCGTCACCGGCTTTTCAGGAGAAGCTCCTGGGTCGCGAGAATGGCACTACGACCCAGTCCGCGGAGAGTTGCGGGCAGTTCGCCTAGCACCTGGCCGCTGCCGCGAATGCACGTGGTATGGAATGAAGGGCGATGCAGTTTAG
- a CDS encoding adenylosuccinate synthase has protein sequence MPARVILLSGPISAGKTTLATGLADRYGAHVVKTSQLVRERFPRLRETRGSLQRAGEELDVETQHKWVAQDVVRIVSSLEEDAVVAVDAVRTAGQITAFREAFGARVVHIYLTAPLEVLGKRYKARGGPLREFADYSRARRDHTERDVGTLADIADILVNTERSSQDDVLVRAAAQLGYFGRSYARLVDVLVGGQWGSEGKGHIASYLAPEYAYLVRVGGPNAGHKVFEKEGPFTFHQLPSGSRNSSAKLLIAPGAVVNVNDLRKEIVRCELEVGRLSIDPRAMIIDPEDARFEELTLKKWIASTAQGVGAASARRLMRGALSPGLSRPRSLGKVVLAGDVPELTPWVRDTREILDDAFQHRELVFVEGTQGTGLSVYHGEYPHVTSRDTSVAGCLSEAGIAPTRLRKSIMVVRSYPIRVQNPDEKGYQSGPMGKEIRWKDVADRSEIPLSELRQHEKTSTTQRKRRVAEFNWWLLRRSASINGPTDIALSFADYIHITNRQARRFDQLTQATINFIEEVERVTAAPVSLISTRFDYPYVSIIDRRSW, from the coding sequence ATGCCCGCGCGCGTGATTCTTCTCAGCGGACCCATCTCGGCCGGCAAAACGACGCTGGCCACCGGCCTCGCCGACCGGTACGGCGCTCATGTAGTGAAGACCAGCCAACTCGTCAGGGAGAGGTTTCCTCGGCTGAGAGAAACGCGGGGCTCGCTGCAGCGTGCAGGGGAGGAACTCGATGTTGAGACCCAGCACAAATGGGTAGCTCAGGATGTAGTTCGAATCGTTAGCAGCCTGGAGGAAGATGCGGTCGTAGCCGTCGATGCGGTGCGGACGGCAGGCCAGATAACCGCTTTCCGCGAAGCCTTTGGAGCCCGCGTCGTGCACATCTACTTGACCGCGCCGTTGGAGGTCTTGGGGAAACGATACAAAGCCAGGGGCGGACCACTTCGAGAGTTTGCCGATTACAGTCGCGCTCGGCGTGATCATACGGAGCGCGATGTGGGTACCCTCGCCGACATCGCAGACATCCTGGTGAACACAGAACGCTCCTCGCAGGACGACGTATTAGTGCGGGCGGCGGCCCAACTCGGTTACTTCGGTCGGTCTTATGCCCGGTTGGTTGACGTACTCGTGGGGGGTCAGTGGGGCAGCGAGGGTAAGGGTCACATCGCGTCCTACCTAGCGCCTGAGTATGCATACCTCGTTCGGGTCGGCGGGCCCAACGCGGGCCACAAGGTGTTCGAGAAAGAGGGCCCGTTCACTTTCCACCAGCTACCATCCGGAAGCCGCAACAGCAGCGCGAAGCTACTAATCGCGCCCGGAGCGGTGGTGAACGTGAACGATCTTCGCAAGGAGATTGTCCGATGCGAACTTGAAGTCGGTCGGCTGTCGATAGATCCGAGGGCGATGATCATCGATCCAGAAGACGCGAGGTTCGAGGAACTAACCCTCAAGAAGTGGATTGCGTCGACAGCCCAAGGGGTTGGCGCGGCAAGCGCCCGTCGGCTGATGCGAGGGGCCCTGTCGCCGGGGCTTTCGCGACCCCGGTCGTTGGGCAAAGTGGTGCTCGCCGGGGATGTCCCAGAACTCACACCCTGGGTTCGAGATACGCGGGAGATCTTGGATGATGCTTTCCAGCACCGGGAACTCGTATTTGTCGAGGGTACCCAGGGAACCGGCCTCAGTGTTTATCACGGCGAATACCCGCACGTGACGTCTCGTGACACCAGCGTTGCAGGTTGCTTATCTGAAGCGGGTATTGCCCCTACTCGTTTGCGCAAATCCATCATGGTCGTGCGGAGCTATCCGATCCGAGTCCAGAATCCCGATGAGAAGGGCTACCAGTCCGGGCCTATGGGTAAGGAGATCAGGTGGAAGGACGTGGCCGACAGATCGGAGATTCCACTCAGTGAGCTGCGGCAGCATGAGAAGACTTCGACCACACAACGCAAACGACGTGTCGCCGAGTTCAATTGGTGGCTGCTGCGGCGTTCCGCCTCGATCAATGGACCGACTGACATCGCTTTGAGCTTCGCGGACTACATTCACATAACGAACCGCCAGGCACGTCGTTTCGATCAGCTGACCCAAGCCACCATCAACTTCATCGAGGAGGTCGAGCGGGTAACCGCCGCGCCTGTATCACTTATTTCAACTCGCTTCGACTATCCCTACGTGAGCATCATCGACCGCCGCAGTTGGTGA
- a CDS encoding ImmA/IrrE family metallo-endopeptidase — protein MGIEVIGKEAVRDARTVADVQGRLTIEMNPNRPRARLRYSVAHELAHTLFPDCAKHVRNRAAYHELTADEWQLEALCNIGAAEFLMPTGSFPELRREDLSIGRLLDLRQIYGVSAEAVLIRAVRLSSEPVAMFCTSRIESGAHEGSYRLDYLIASNASPVFLHRGALLPLGTAVAECTAIGFAVQRTEAWGEHRVSLECVGVSPYPGSAWPRVVGLVRIADNATRSAPLGISYVLGDALSAASEEPGIIAHVVNDATPNWGGRGFAQAMRERWPVVQNDFRQWVRLNRPLFKLGESRLCRVSSNFWALSMICQEGYGPSITPRLRYGPLQSCLVRLADHALAHSASVHMPRIGAGQAGGSWGIIEELIGQEVCARGVLVTVYDLPRPGEPASPPTH, from the coding sequence ATGGGCATCGAAGTCATTGGCAAGGAAGCTGTTCGGGATGCTCGCACGGTTGCGGACGTGCAGGGCCGGTTGACGATCGAGATGAACCCTAACCGTCCGAGGGCGCGACTGCGATACTCGGTCGCTCATGAGCTGGCGCATACGCTCTTTCCCGATTGCGCGAAGCACGTCCGTAACCGAGCCGCGTACCACGAGCTGACCGCCGACGAGTGGCAGCTAGAGGCACTCTGCAACATCGGAGCGGCAGAGTTTCTCATGCCCACTGGCAGCTTCCCCGAGCTCCGCAGGGAGGATCTGTCTATTGGCCGACTGCTTGACCTAAGGCAGATCTATGGTGTGTCTGCGGAGGCTGTCCTGATTCGTGCCGTTCGATTGTCCAGCGAGCCGGTCGCCATGTTCTGTACATCGAGGATCGAATCTGGGGCACACGAGGGAAGTTACCGACTCGACTACCTGATCGCTTCGAATGCGTCGCCTGTGTTCCTGCACCGTGGGGCGTTGCTTCCGCTTGGCACTGCCGTGGCCGAGTGCACTGCAATCGGCTTCGCCGTGCAGAGAACTGAGGCTTGGGGTGAACATCGGGTCAGCCTGGAATGCGTTGGAGTGTCGCCGTATCCAGGCTCTGCGTGGCCACGAGTTGTCGGGTTGGTACGCATCGCCGATAACGCGACTCGCAGCGCACCACTGGGAATCAGTTACGTGCTTGGCGACGCTCTCAGCGCGGCCTCGGAAGAGCCGGGCATTATTGCGCACGTCGTCAACGACGCCACTCCGAACTGGGGCGGTCGAGGCTTCGCCCAGGCCATGCGGGAACGATGGCCGGTCGTCCAGAACGACTTCCGCCAATGGGTCCGCCTAAATAGGCCGTTGTTCAAGCTGGGTGAGAGCCGCCTCTGCAGAGTTTCGTCGAACTTCTGGGCCCTCAGCATGATTTGCCAGGAGGGCTACGGGCCATCCATCACGCCGAGGCTGCGGTATGGCCCATTGCAGTCATGCCTGGTGCGGCTCGCCGATCACGCGCTCGCGCACAGCGCATCCGTTCACATGCCGCGGATCGGCGCAGGCCAAGCAGGGGGTTCCTGGGGCATCATCGAAGAGTTAATCGGCCAAGAGGTATGCGCTCGCGGCGTCTTAGTAACTGTGTACGACCTGCCCCGTCCGGGTGAACCAGCGTCCCCTCCAACTCACTAG
- the trxA gene encoding thioredoxin — MANIQAVTDGEFENAVLKADKPVLVDFWATWCGPCRMIAPIVEQIHGELGDKVKVMKMDIDENPSVPMQLGIMSIPTVIIFKDGKPAERTVGYRPNMKGDLKAKLEALI; from the coding sequence ATGGCAAACATCCAAGCGGTGACTGACGGCGAGTTCGAGAACGCGGTGCTGAAGGCCGACAAGCCGGTGCTGGTCGACTTCTGGGCGACCTGGTGCGGTCCGTGTCGGATGATCGCCCCCATCGTCGAGCAGATCCACGGTGAGCTTGGAGACAAGGTCAAGGTCATGAAGATGGACATCGACGAGAATCCGTCGGTGCCGATGCAGCTCGGGATCATGTCCATCCCGACGGTGATCATCTTCAAAGATGGCAAGCCCGCCGAGCGGACGGTTGGCTACCGCCCGAACATGAAGGGCGATCTAAAGGCGAAGCTCGAGGCGCTAATCTAG
- a CDS encoding DUF1015 domain-containing protein has protein sequence MADVRALPGIRYHLERAGDLGSLVAPPYDVIPEQDLAGYRALSPYNVVRLTRPGTDYDGAARTFEEWLRDGVLAADPPSMYVHEVDFNGRRRRDLVAALRLQPYEDRVVLPHERTHRGPKEDRLALLRSTNVSLEPLWFLYEGGGTGVASILEAVVSGAPAVAFTGPEGTSHRLWVISDAAIHAALHAAFEELPVLIADGHHRYETTLMHAEQMGGEQDAASRFTLALLTDLNDAGLEVLPTHRVLKAGVAVTGGEEEASLEETLEALRGRVAAGTYRDHHFQVLPMEGEMALVELHEQVIDNILGKKNPEDFLLYTRDAAEAVRWVDEGVGAAAFFVDAPDLRHVLKLAQEGKTLPQKSTYFYPKPPSGMVFHRLDPDRRL, from the coding sequence ATAGCTGACGTCCGCGCGCTGCCCGGGATCCGGTACCACCTGGAGCGGGCCGGCGATCTAGGCTCGCTGGTCGCGCCACCTTACGACGTCATCCCGGAGCAGGACCTGGCGGGGTACCGGGCGCTTTCGCCCTACAACGTCGTCCGGCTGACCCGGCCTGGCACCGACTACGACGGGGCGGCCCGGACTTTCGAGGAATGGCTGCGCGACGGCGTGTTGGCGGCCGATCCGCCGTCGATGTACGTGCACGAGGTGGATTTCAACGGCCGCCGCCGCCGGGACCTCGTCGCCGCGCTGCGGCTGCAGCCGTATGAGGACCGGGTCGTGCTGCCTCACGAGCGCACGCACCGAGGCCCGAAAGAAGACAGGTTGGCGCTCCTGCGGTCGACGAACGTCAGCCTGGAACCGCTGTGGTTCCTGTACGAGGGAGGCGGTACCGGGGTGGCGTCCATCCTGGAGGCGGTTGTGAGCGGGGCGCCGGCGGTCGCGTTCACGGGCCCGGAGGGGACCAGTCACCGGCTATGGGTGATCTCCGACGCCGCGATCCATGCGGCGCTCCACGCCGCCTTCGAGGAGTTGCCCGTGCTCATCGCCGACGGTCACCACCGATACGAGACCACTCTCATGCATGCGGAACAGATGGGCGGCGAGCAGGACGCGGCCTCCCGGTTCACCCTGGCGCTGCTCACCGACCTGAATGACGCCGGCCTCGAGGTCCTGCCCACCCATCGGGTCCTGAAGGCCGGGGTCGCCGTCACCGGTGGTGAGGAGGAGGCGTCGCTCGAGGAGACGCTCGAAGCGCTCCGCGGCCGGGTGGCGGCCGGCACCTACCGCGATCATCACTTCCAGGTGCTGCCGATGGAAGGGGAGATGGCCCTGGTGGAGTTACATGAGCAGGTGATCGACAACATACTGGGCAAAAAGAACCCCGAGGACTTCCTCCTGTACACGCGGGACGCGGCCGAAGCCGTGCGCTGGGTGGACGAAGGGGTGGGCGCCGCCGCCTTCTTCGTGGATGCGCCCGACCTGCGCCACGTATTGAAGCTGGCCCAGGAAGGGAAGACGCTGCCCCAGAAGAGCACCTATTTCTATCCCAAGCCGCCGTCCGGAATGGTGTTCCACCGTCTCGATCCAGACCGGCGTCTATAG
- a CDS encoding phosphoglycerate dehydrogenase translates to MPRILVADPLAEDGLKRLRQVGEVTVVSKLAEAELVERIPEFDALVVRSETRVTGPILEAGRKLRVVGRAGVGVDNIDVAAATRKGIVVVNAPRGNIVAAAEHTMALMFALARWVPQADASLKRGEWTRAKFLGTEIRGKTLGVIGLGNVGSEVAKRAHGLEMEVVAYDPIVSVERAELFNVALVTLNELLERADFVTVHVPLVDANRNLIGASELALMKPTARLVNAARGGIVDEAALFEALKSGRIAAAAADVFEKEPPGENALLTLPNFVGTPHIAASTVEAQVSVAFDVAEEVAAVLAGELPRFAINAPSLPPEELAYLRPFASLTERLAALHVQLFGGRVSAIELDFEGELAEHDVNLLVAAAVKGVLQRFTEDRINPVNARLIASGRGVKLVERRSPAHGSYASLVTLRMHDHELAGTVLMGEPRAVRIDSFRVDLVPEGRFLVSRHEDRPGVVGQFGTILGEHDVNIASMQVGRDVPRGNAMMILAVDDRVAPEVLARLREVAGMSDLRYVELGGESDS, encoded by the coding sequence GTGCCTCGGATCCTGGTCGCCGACCCTCTGGCGGAGGACGGCCTCAAACGCTTGCGGCAGGTGGGCGAGGTCACAGTCGTCAGCAAGCTCGCTGAGGCGGAACTGGTCGAGCGCATCCCCGAGTTCGATGCGCTGGTGGTGCGGAGCGAGACCCGCGTCACCGGGCCGATCCTCGAGGCGGGCCGGAAGCTTCGCGTCGTCGGGCGCGCCGGCGTGGGCGTGGACAACATCGACGTCGCCGCCGCCACTCGCAAGGGGATCGTCGTCGTCAATGCGCCGCGCGGCAACATCGTCGCCGCCGCGGAGCACACGATGGCGCTGATGTTCGCGCTGGCGCGTTGGGTGCCGCAGGCGGACGCCTCGTTGAAGCGCGGGGAGTGGACGCGCGCGAAATTTCTCGGCACCGAGATCCGGGGCAAGACGCTTGGAGTCATCGGGCTGGGCAATGTCGGCTCCGAAGTGGCCAAGCGTGCGCACGGCCTGGAGATGGAGGTCGTCGCCTACGACCCGATCGTCTCGGTCGAGCGCGCCGAGCTCTTCAACGTCGCGCTTGTGACTCTGAACGAGCTGCTCGAGCGAGCGGACTTCGTCACCGTGCACGTCCCGCTCGTCGATGCGAATCGCAATCTGATCGGCGCCTCCGAACTCGCGCTGATGAAGCCGACGGCACGCCTTGTCAACGCCGCTCGCGGCGGCATCGTCGATGAGGCCGCGCTCTTCGAGGCGCTCAAGTCAGGACGGATCGCCGCCGCCGCGGCGGACGTGTTCGAAAAGGAGCCGCCCGGCGAGAACGCTCTGCTCACGTTGCCCAACTTCGTCGGCACGCCCCACATCGCCGCCTCCACGGTGGAGGCGCAGGTCTCGGTCGCTTTCGACGTCGCGGAGGAGGTGGCCGCCGTGCTGGCGGGCGAACTGCCGCGGTTCGCGATCAACGCTCCGTCCCTACCGCCGGAGGAGCTCGCCTACCTGCGTCCGTTCGCCAGCCTCACGGAACGCCTGGCCGCCCTGCACGTCCAGCTATTCGGCGGCCGCGTCAGCGCGATCGAGCTCGACTTCGAAGGTGAGCTGGCCGAGCATGATGTCAACCTCCTCGTCGCCGCCGCCGTCAAGGGTGTGCTCCAGCGGTTCACTGAGGACCGCATCAACCCCGTCAACGCGCGCTTGATCGCTTCCGGCCGCGGCGTGAAGCTGGTCGAGAGGCGCAGCCCGGCGCATGGCAGCTACGCGAGCCTGGTCACGTTGCGCATGCACGACCACGAGCTGGCCGGCACGGTCCTGATGGGCGAGCCGCGTGCCGTGCGCATCGACTCATTCCGTGTCGACCTCGTTCCCGAAGGACGCTTCCTCGTCAGCCGGCACGAGGACCGTCCAGGGGTCGTCGGACAGTTCGGCACGATCCTGGGCGAGCATGACGTCAACATCGCGAGCATGCAGGTGGGTCGCGATGTGCCGCGAGGCAACGCGATGATGATCCTGGCCGTGGACGACCGCGTGGCGCCGGAGGTGCTGGCGCGGCTCCGGGAGGTGGCGGGCATGTCGGACCTTCGTTACGTCGAGCTCGGAGGCGAGTCCGATAGCTGA
- a CDS encoding alanine--glyoxylate aminotransferase family protein, translating into MTFQTQLRIPGPTPLPDRVVRSMSRPMVDHRGPEFAAILSEITAGAKRVFKTANDLLLLSCSGTGGLESAVANLVSPGDEVVAALCGNFGERFAALAAAYGADVVRLEVEWGQPVDPDDLARVLESHPKAKVVLLTHNETSTGLTNPLRELARVANDAGKIVVVDGVSSISSIAIETDEWGIDVAVSGSQKGWMAPPGMAFVSVSERAWAQQAQARSPRFYFDWKAAKTWAEKGMTPFTPAIGIAFALQEGLRMLEEEGLDAVYERHARLARATQAGLQALGFHLFAQEGYRSNTVTSAVPPPGLDVGALRKLLSGKYGVVVGGGQGKMSGKLIRVGHLGAVAEGDVVQVLWAIEQALEELDIAPAGGRGVAAVTASLQGLPASAH; encoded by the coding sequence ATGACCTTCCAGACCCAGCTTCGCATTCCCGGACCGACGCCTCTCCCAGACCGTGTCGTGCGCAGCATGAGCCGCCCGATGGTCGATCACCGCGGGCCGGAATTTGCCGCGATCCTCTCGGAGATCACCGCCGGCGCGAAGCGCGTCTTCAAGACCGCCAACGACCTGCTGCTTCTGAGCTGCTCTGGGACCGGCGGGCTCGAGTCGGCGGTCGCCAACCTGGTCTCGCCGGGGGATGAGGTCGTCGCCGCCCTGTGCGGAAACTTCGGCGAGCGCTTCGCCGCCTTGGCCGCCGCCTACGGCGCCGACGTGGTGCGGCTTGAAGTCGAGTGGGGGCAACCCGTCGACCCGGACGACCTCGCCCGTGTCCTCGAAAGCCACCCGAAAGCAAAGGTCGTCCTGCTTACGCACAACGAGACCTCGACCGGTCTCACCAACCCGCTGCGCGAGCTGGCGCGGGTCGCCAACGACGCCGGCAAGATCGTCGTCGTCGACGGGGTCAGCTCCATCAGCTCGATCGCGATCGAGACCGACGAGTGGGGTATTGACGTCGCGGTCAGCGGCTCGCAGAAGGGCTGGATGGCGCCTCCCGGCATGGCCTTCGTCAGCGTCAGCGAACGGGCGTGGGCGCAGCAGGCGCAGGCGCGCTCCCCGCGGTTCTACTTCGACTGGAAGGCGGCCAAAACCTGGGCCGAGAAGGGGATGACGCCCTTCACCCCGGCGATCGGCATCGCATTCGCCCTCCAGGAAGGCCTGCGGATGTTGGAAGAGGAAGGTCTGGACGCGGTCTACGAGCGCCACGCGCGACTGGCGCGGGCGACGCAGGCCGGGCTGCAGGCTCTCGGCTTCCACCTGTTCGCGCAGGAGGGGTATCGCTCCAACACCGTGACCTCGGCCGTGCCCCCGCCAGGGCTTGACGTCGGTGCTTTGCGCAAGCTGCTGAGTGGCAAGTACGGGGTCGTGGTCGGCGGCGGCCAGGGCAAGATGTCCGGCAAGTTGATTCGTGTCGGACACCTGGGCGCGGTGGCCGAGGGCGATGTGGTCCAGGTCCTCTGGGCGATCGAGCAGGCTTTGGAGGAGCTGGACATCGCGCCCGCCGGCGGGCGCGGCGTGGCCGCCGTCACGGCTTCACTGCAGGGCCTCCCTGCCTCTGCGCACTAG
- the rpsR gene encoding 30S ribosomal protein S18, giving the protein MAVNRPPRDSSRAPKRQHRKVCSFCVEKISYIDYKEISRLRRFVSDRGKILPRRVTGTCARHQRPLTTALERARAIALLPYTTEQH; this is encoded by the coding sequence ATGGCAGTCAACCGCCCGCCGCGTGACAGCTCGAGAGCGCCCAAGCGGCAGCACCGCAAGGTCTGCAGCTTCTGCGTGGAGAAGATCAGCTACATCGACTACAAGGAGATCTCCCGCCTGCGGAGGTTCGTGAGCGACCGGGGCAAGATCCTGCCCCGCCGGGTGACCGGCACCTGCGCCCGGCATCAGCGCCCGCTGACCACCGCCCTGGAGCGCGCCCGGGCGATCGCCTTGCTTCCGTACACCACCGAGCAGCACTAG
- a CDS encoding single-stranded DNA-binding protein produces the protein MSNLNKALLIGRLTKDPEMRYTPSGTAVTNFSIATNRWSTGPDGERKEFTDYHNIVAYPIGKRNLAETVAQYTRKGALVFVEGRIQTRSWEGQDGQKRRVTEIIANDVQFLEPRGSSGAGQAGAAVHHDDIPAPDDAPRDVDPDEIPF, from the coding sequence ATGTCCAATCTGAACAAGGCACTGCTTATCGGCCGGCTGACCAAGGACCCGGAGATGCGCTACACCCCGAGTGGGACCGCGGTGACCAACTTCAGCATCGCCACCAACCGCTGGTCGACCGGACCTGATGGCGAGCGGAAGGAGTTCACCGACTACCACAACATCGTCGCGTACCCGATCGGCAAGCGAAACCTGGCCGAGACGGTTGCCCAGTACACGCGCAAGGGCGCGCTGGTCTTCGTCGAGGGCCGCATCCAGACCCGTTCGTGGGAAGGTCAGGACGGCCAGAAGCGGCGGGTGACCGAGATCATCGCCAACGACGTGCAGTTTCTCGAGCCGCGTGGCTCGTCCGGAGCCGGCCAGGCCGGCGCCGCGGTTCACCATGACGACATCCCCGCCCCGGACGACGCGCCGCGTGACGTCGACCCGGACGAGATCCCTTTTTAG